The Longimicrobium sp. DNA window GCGGCGTGGTGGGGCTCATCGGGATCCCGCTCTACACCGACTACATCGTGCCGCTCCAGGCCACCGCCATCCTCCTGCTGGTCTCGGGGGTCGGCGCCGTCGTCCTCGCCAAGCGGAAGGTCTGAAGCCGGATGAACGAGATCCCGTTGGCCTATTCGCTGGGCCTCTCCGCCATCCTCTTCGCCATCGGCGTGGCCGGGGTGGTGGTGCGGCGCAACGCCATCGTGCTCTTCATGTGCGTGGAGCTGATGCTGAACGCCGTGAACCTGGCGTTCGTGGCGCTCAGCCCCTACGCCGGGGTGAAGGGCCAGGTCATCGTCTTCTTCGTGATCGCCGTCGCGGCCGCCGAGGCGGCCGTGGGGCTGGCGATCATGATCGCCGTCTTCCGCCATCGCGAGAGCATGGACGTGAAGAACTTCAGCCTGCTCAGGTGGTAGGGCACACGATGCTCCTTCTTCAGGAAGCGGCGCACGGCGCCACGGCGGCAGCTACCGGCGGCAGCGGCTTCACGCCGGTGCTCCCCTGGCTGATCGTCGCGCTCCCGCTGCTCGGGTTCGTGCTGAACGGACTGCTCTCGGTCACCGCCGCGCGGCGCGCGCTGCCCAGGCTGCCGCCGGTGGGCGACCCGCACTACGACCACGCGCACGACGACCACGGCGTGGCCGTCACGCATGCGCCGGTGCCCGCCCCCGTCGCCGTGGGCGCGGGGATGCCGAGCGAGCAGGAGTCGCACGACTCCGGCGCCATCGCCCACCCCGTCGACGCCGCGCACGCGGAGATGCACGACGCGGACGTCACCCTCGTCCACGGCGCGCACGGGCACGCGGTCCACGACGCGGACGACACCCTCGTCCACCCGCACGACGCGCACGGGCACGACGCGCACGACCACGGGCCCGCGGGGCCCAGGCCGTTCACGCACACCCTGCCGTCGCTCATCGCGCCGGGGGTGCTGATCGGCTCGTTCGTGGTCGCCGTGCTGAACTTCCTGGCCATGCGGGGGGCGGACGAAGCGCACCGCACGGCCATCCACCAGCTGTGGAGCTGGATCCCCGCCGGCTCGCTGCAGGTGAACGCGGCGCTGCAGCTCGATCCGCTCTCCATGCTGATGACGCTGGTCATCACCGGCGTGGGGTCGCTGATCCACATCTTCTCCATCGGCTACATGAAGGAGGACCCCGGGTACCCGCGCTACATGGCGTACCTGAACCTCTTCGTGTTCTTCATGCTGATCCTGGTGCTGGGCTCGTCGTACCCCGTGATGTTCGTGGGCTGGGAGGGCGTGGGCCTGTGCTCGTACCTGCTGATCGGCTTCTGGTTCACCGAGAAGGCCAACGCCGACGCGGGGAAGAAGGCGTTCATCGTCAACCGCATCGGCGACTTCGGCTTCCTCATCGCCATGTTCCTGCTCTTCTGGAACGTGAAGGCGCTGGACTTCGCCACGGTGAACGAGAACCTGCTGCACAACGCGCTGCCCTACGGCGGCGTGGTGATCACCTGGATCGCCCTCTTCTTCTTCCTGGGCGCGGCGGGGAAGAGCGCGCAGATCCCGCTCTACATCTGGCTCCCCGACGCCATGGCCGGCCCCACGCCCGTCTCGGCGCTGATCCACGCGGCCACCATGGTCACGGCGGGCGTGTACCTGGTAGCCCGCTCGGCGGTCATCTACACGATGGCGCCCTCGGCCTCGCTGGTCGTCGCCCTGGTGGGCGCGCTGACGGCGATCTTCGCGGCGTCGATCGGCCTGAAGCAGTGGGACATCAAGAAGGTGCTCGCCTATTCGACGGTGAGCCAGCTCGGCTTCATGTTCGCCGCCGTGGGGATGGGCGCGTACGTGGCCGGCGTGTTCCACCTGATGACGCACGCCTTCTTCAAGGCCTGCCTCTTCCTGGGCTCGGGCGCGGTCATCCACGCGATGCACGCGGCGCTGCACAGCACGCACAACCCCGCCGACGCGCAGGACATGCGCAACATGGGGGGACTCAGGAAGTACCTGCCGATCACCTTCATCACCATGGGCGTGTCCACGCTGGCCATCGCCGGGGTGCCGCCCTTCGCCGGGTTCTTCTCGAAGGACGAGATCATCGGCGCGGCGTGGCTGGGGGCCGAGGGCGCGTCGCACCTGTCGACGGCGTCGCTCTTCGGGATCGAGGGGCGCTACTGGATGGGGTTCATCGGCGGCACGCTCTCGATCGCCGCGTTCATGACGGCCTTCTACATGGGCCGCATGATGATCTACACCTTCTTCGGCGCCAACCGGACCGGCGACGAGGAGCGGAAGCATCTCCATGAGGGCGACTGGACGCTCTCGCTCCCCCTGATCGTGCTGGGCCTGCTGGCGACCGTGGGCGGGCTGCTGAACGTGGAGACCGGGACGCCGCTGGTGAAGGCGTTCGACTTCGGGCAGGGCGAGGCGCTGCACCACTGGCTGCACCCCGCGCTGGCCGGGGCGGACGACGTGATCGCGCAGAACGTGGGGAACCTTCCCGAGCCGGGGCACGCCGCGTGGCCGATCCTCCTCGCCGTCGCCATCGGCCTGGGCGGGCTGGCCGTGGCCTGGGTGCTGCTGGCGCGCAGGCGGCTGGGGACGGCCGACACGCAGCCGGCGTACGACAACGCCGCCGAGCGCGTGCTGTACAACAAGTGGTACGTGGACGAGTTCTACGACCGCGTGGTCGTGCGCCCGGTGCGCGGGGTGTCGCGCGCCTTCGCGCGCTTCGACATGGGCGTGATCGACTGGACGGTGGACCTGTTCGGGCGTCTGTCGCAGATGTTCGGCATCGCCTTCGGGCGGCTCCAGACGGGGCAGCTCAACACCTACGCCTTCGTGCTGGTGGTGGGCGTGGTGATCGTGCTCGGCGCCTTCGTGGCCCTGTGACCGCGGACTGACGAAAAGTGGAAGCCTTCTACCATAGCCACTGGATCCTCACCCTCCTGATCTTCTTCCCGCTGGCGGGCGCCCTGGCGGTGTTCCTGGCGGGCGAGGAGAACGCGCGCGAGATCGCGCTGGGCGTGGGGATCATCGAGTTCCTGGTCTCGGTGCCGCTCTTCTGGACCTTCCAGCCGGCCGCGCGCTGCGACGTGCAGGGGTTCCCCGCCGGCGGCCCGGCGTTCCAGAACTGCGTGGACGCCCCCTGGCTCGGCAGCTGGGGGATCCACTACCAGCTGGGGCTGGACGGGATCAGCCTGTTCATGGTGCTGCTGACCACGCTCCTGCTGCCGCTGATGGTCCTCGGCTCGTGGACCTACATCCGCGACCGCAGGCGCGGCTTCTACGCCTCCCTCCTCGCGCTGACGGCGGGCGTGGTGGGCGTGTTCGTGGCCCTGGACATGTTCCTGTTCTACGTGTTCTGGGAGATCATGCTGATCCCGATGTACTTCATGATCGGGATCTGGGGCGGCAAGGAGCGCGTGTACGCGGCGGTGAAGTTCTTCCTCTTCACCACCGTGGGCTCGCTGCTGATGCTGGTGGCCATCCTCTGGCTCTACTGGCACTACGCCGGCCTGCACCCGGGCGAGCCCAGCTTCAGCTACTTCGCCTTCCTGCAGGTGCCCATGACGGCGGGGCAGCAGCGGCTGCTGTTCCTGGCGTTCGCGCTGGCCTTCGCCATCAAGGTGCCCATCTTCCCCTTCCACACCTGGCTCCCGCACGCGCACGTGCAGGCGCCCACGGCGGGCTCGGTGGTGCTGGCGGGGGTGCTGCTGAAGATGGGAACGTACGGCTTCATCCGCTTCGCGCTCCCGCTCTTTCCCAACGTGGCGGCCGGGTACGCCACGGGGAGGTCGGCGGTGATCCTGGGGCTCATCGGCATCATCTACACGGCCATGGTGGCCGCCGTGCAGCCCAACGCCAAGCGGCTGGTCGCCTACACCTCCGTGGCCCACCTGGGCTTCGTGATCCTGGGGATCTTCGCCTTCAACCTGCAGGGGATGCAGGGTGCGCTGCTGGTGATGATCGGGCACGGTCTGTCGACGCCGATGCTCTTCTTCCTGCTGGGGATGCTGTACGAGCGGCGCCACAGCTACGAGATCGACGATTTCGGCGGGCTGGCCGCCTCGCTCCCGCTCTTCGCCACGCTGCTGGTGTTCGCGGGGATGGCGTCGGTCGGGCTGCCGACCACGGCCGGCTTCACCAGCGAGTTCCTGGTGCTGCTGGGCGCCTTCGAGCGCTTCCCCGTCTTCACCCTGATCGCCGCGACGGGGGTGATCTTCGCCGCGTACTACATGCTGCCGATGGTGCAGAAGCTGGTGTTCAACCGGCTGGACCGCCCGGCCAACCGCCTGATTCCGGACCTGAACGGCCGCGAGCTGGCCATTCTCCTTCCGCTGGTGGCGCTGATCCTGTGGATCGGCTTCTACCCCAGGCCGGTGCTGGACCGGATGGAGCCGGCGGCCACCGGGGTGCTGACCGCGGTGCACCAGAACCGCCTGGTTCCCGACTTCGCCGCGCCGCAGGGCGAGGCGACGGGCGGGGTGGCGCTCGGCGGCGGGGAGGGCGCGCGATGAACGCCGTGCTCGACCTGACCCGCACGGGCGGCTACACGCTGGCGCTGCTGCCGGAGATCGTGCTCTGCGCCTGGGCCATGCTGGTGCTGATCGTGGACGTGGCGCAGAAGGGGAACCGCTCCCAGGCCAGCCGCCCGTCCATCGGCTGGCTGGCGCTGGTGGGGATCGTGGTGACGGCGGTCGCCACGGGGGCGCTGTGGAACGTGACCGCCACCGCCGGGCCGGCCATGATGTCGGTGGACCGCTTCCGCGTGTTCATCGACCTGGTGATCCTGGGCTCGGCGGCGCTGGCGCTGCTGATGGCGCAGGGGTACCTGGACCGGCGCGGCATCAACCGCGGCGAGTTCCAGGCGCTGGTGATGTTCAGCACCGCCGGGATGCTGCTGATGGCGGGCGCGCGCGACCTGCTGATGGTGTTCATCGGCCTGGAGCTGCTTTCCATCCCCATCTACTGCCTGGTGGGCTTCGACCGGCTGGACGAGCGCAGCGTGGAGGGGGCGCTGAAGTACTTCCTGCTGGGCGCCTTCTCCAGCGCCTTCTTCCTCTTCGGCATCGCGCTGACCTGGGGGGCCACGGGAACCACCGACATCCCCCTGATGGGGCAGCTGATCCTGGGGCGCACGGTGGAGGTGTCGCCCATGCTGCTGGCGGGGATGGCCATGCTGATGGTGGGCTTCGGCTTCAAGGTGGCCGCCATGCCCTTCCACATGTGGACGCCCGACGCCTACGACGGCGCGCCCACGCCGGTGACGTCGCTGATGTCCACCGGGGTGAAGGCGGCGGCGTTCGCCAGCTTCATCCGCGTGTTCGTGATCGGGTTCGGCGGGGCGCCGGAGCACTGGCAGGCGATCGGGTTCTGGATCGCCATCGTGACCATGGCGGGCGCCAACCTGATCGCGATGACCGAGGGAAGCCTGAAGCGGATGCTGGCGTACTCGTCGATCGCGCATGCCGGCTACCTCCTGGTCGCCCTCCTCTCCAACTCGGCCGACGGGGCGGCGGCGTTCCTCTTCTACCTCCTGGTCTACACGCTGATGACGGCGGGGGCGTTCGCGCTCCTGATCGCCAACTCGCGCGAGGCCACCGGCGAGGAGCGGGTGTCGCTGGAGGACTGGGCCGGGTTCGCGCGCGAGAAGCCGCTGCTGGCCGGCTTGTTCTCCATCTTCCTCCTCTCCCTGGCCGGCTTTCCGCTGACCGCGGGGTTCCTGGGGAAGCTGTACATCCTGCGCGCGGCCATCGCCAGCGGGCTGACGCCGCTGGCGGTGGTGCTGGTGCTGACCTCGCTGCTCAGCTACTTCTACTACCTGCGCGTGATCGTGGTGATGTACATGCAGCCGGCGCGGGTGGCCGGCGAGCACCGCGCCGCGCGCCTCCCCGGGCCGGCGATGGCGGCGGTGGGCGTCGCGGCGGCGCTGGTGGTGCTCCTCTTCTTCGCGGGCGGCTGGCCGCTGCGGTGGGCCGAGCGGAGCGCCAACTCGCTCTGGCCGGCGGAGTGGCAGCAGCCCGCGGCCGGTGCAGCGCCGGCGGCGGACGCGCCGGGCGGGGTGCCGCGGACGCTGTAGCCGCGGGGGAAGGACGGAGGGAAGACGGGAGTGACGGGCCCGGCGCCGGCGCGCCGGGCCTTGCGTTTCGCATGGCGATTGCACACCATCCCGCGGCAGGGCGGCGGGTCACGAGCGGCGGACACCGGAGCGCGCAAGATGGACGGGCCTGAGGAGGACGGGAAGGAACGCGGCGAAGCCGAGCGCCCGCGGATCGTGGAGCGCCCCGCGGAGCCCGGGGGCGAGGCCCCCGCGGACGAGCCGAAGCGGCGCGGGCTGTTCGGCGTGACGCCGCGGCGCGCGGCGGCCGGGCTGGGCGCGGCCGCGGCCGCCGCCTACGCGGTGTACCTGCTGGGCGCCGGGCGCGGCCGCCGCCGCCCGGTGACCGAGCTGCCCAACGCGCTGGGGATGCGGCTGGACTACGTGCCCTGGGGCGACGTGCACTACGCCTACTACGCCCGCGAGGGGCACGGGCGGCCGCTGGTGCTGCTGCACTCCATCAACGCCGTGGCCAGCGCGCACGAGATGCGGCCGCTGGCGCGCGCCTTCCTGCGCGACCGCGAGCGCCCGGTGTACGCGCTGGAGTGGATCGGCTTCGGGCACAGCGACCGGCCCGAGATCGCCTACACGCCCGACGTGCTGGAAGACCAGCTGGAGCACTTCCTGGAGCGGGTGCTGCGGCCGGCGGGGGGCGCGGATGTGATCGGGCTGTCGCTGGGCGCCACGTACGCGGCCGAGGTGGCGCGGCGGCGGCCGGACCTGGTGCGCTCGCTCGTCGCCATCGAGCCCGCGGGGCTGGGCGACGAGCCGGCCGAGATCGGACGCGGGTGGGCGCGACTCCTGTTCACCCTGCCGGGCGTGCAGCGGGCGTTCTACGACCGGCTGACGACCCCCGAGGCGCTGACCCGGTTCGCGCGCGAGAACCTGTTCACTCCCGACTTCGGGGTGCCGGACGAGTACGTGAACTTCGCCTCGGAGACGGCGCGGGCCGAGGGGGCGCCGCACCCGCTGGACGACTTCCTGAGCGGGCGCATGTTCCCCGAGGAGGCGCTGGAAACCTACCGGCGCCTGCGCCAGCCGCTGCTGGTGATCCACGGGAACGTGGAGAACCGGCGGATGGAAAGCTACACGCGGGTGCCGGAGCTGGAGGGGCGCGCCAACGTGAGCGTGGTTTCGCTCCCCACCGGCGCCATGCCGCACTGGGAGCGCGCCCGCGAGGTGGTGGCGCGCATCCGCGACTTCCTGGACGCGCAGGAGGGGCAGCGCCGCGCGGCGGAGTAGGTTTGGGGCTCGGAAGGATACCGCACCCGGCCGGTCCGCGCTGGACCGGCAGCCGGGGTGCGGCAGGCCGATGAACTTGCCTCCGCGGCGGATTCGACCCGCGCGGAGCGACGACGGACCCCCCGAAGGAGTGGAGCGATGACGAGAGCGGGACGAATCGCCGGGTGCGGGATGGTGCTGGCCGCCGTCGTGGCCGGGGGGTGCAAGCGCGGGGGCGACGACGACCGGGCGAGCGGACCGCCGGTGCAGATCGACAGCGCGAACAACCAGCCGATGGACGGCGTCAGCGACGAGCAGCTGAAGCAGCAGGCGCAGGCGCTGACGCCCGAGCAGGCCGCCGCCGCCGGGATGGTGGACACCACCACCCACATCGAGGACCTGGGTGGCCAGGACAGCACCCCCGCCGGCGCGGCGAACAACGACACCGCGACGAAGGCCGCCGGCGCCACCACCGGCACCCCGCCCGCCTCCGCGACGAAGCCGTAGCGCTCGTCATCGACGATCGCAGATCCCCCTCGCCCGAACGCCGGGCGAGGGGGATTTTCCTTGATGGCGCTACATCGCAGACGTCATTCTGAGGCCCCCGAAGCTGGCGGCCTGAAAGAAAGTTCCGGGCGCAGCCGATCACCGGCGACTGAAGAAGTCGCAGCAACAACTACGGGAAGCCTCGCAAACGGCGCGAGGCTGGTCCGCTCACTCCGCGGCATTCTTGCGTGAGGGATGCGCGCCCGGAGGGCCGGGAAACCGCCGCGCCCGCGGGGATGCTGGGGGATTGCCGGGATGTGGGGCGCGGCGGGGGCCCGGCGCGGTTGGGCACAGTCGTACCGTGCCCTACCGCGCGCGCAGCCCGGCCCGGAGCGCAGCGGAGGGACACGCCCGCACCCGGCGGTTGCAGATTGGGCTAAATCCGTTGCCGAACGCTCGTTCGAGCCTTGCACGATTCTTCGCGGGCGCTAGAATTCCCGGCTCCGGAGCCCCGGCGGGCGCCGGTTGCACCAATCCGAACCAGGGAGATGCGCGTGAAGAGCATCGTGTGCGTAAAGCGCGTCCCGGACACCGAGGCGCGCATTCGCATTGCCGGCGACGGGAGCAGCATCGACCCGTCGGGCGTGAAGTTCGTGCTGAACCCGTACGACGAGTTCGCCGTCGAGGCGGCGCTGAAGCACAAGGAGGCCGCGGGGCAGGGCGAGGTGACGGTGATGAGCGTGGGCGACGCCGCGAGCGCCGAGACGCTGCGCACCGCGCTGGCCATGGGCGCCGACAGCGCCGTGCTGCTGAAGGCCGACCGCACCCCCGAGGGCCTCGCCGCCGCGAAGGCGCTGGCCGCCGGCATCCAGGGGCGCGAGTACGACCTGGTGCTGTTCGGGATGAAGGCCATCGACGACGACCTGCAGGCGGTGGGCCCCATGGTGGCCGAGCTGCTGGGGATCCCCGTCGCCAGCGCCGTGACCGAGTTCTCCATCGCCGACGGCAAGGTGACGGCGCACCGCGAGATCGAGGGCGGCGCCGAGGTGGTGGAGCTGCGCATGCCCTGCGCGATCACCCTCACCAAGGGCGCGTACGAGCCGCGCTACGCGTCGCTGAAGGGGATCATGGCGGCCAAGAAGAAGCCGCTGGAAGAGAAGCCCGCCCAGGTGGACGCGCCCGCGGCGCCTGCGGCGCTCTCGTATCCGCCCGAGCGCCAGGCCGGCCGCATCGTGGGCGAGGGCCCCGACGCGGTGCCGGAGCTGCTGCGCCTGCTGCGCCAGGAAGCCAAAGTGATCTAGGGGACTGAGGGACGGGTTACAGGGGACAGGGGACAGGGACGGCCTGCGAGAGGCTCCCTCCCCGCGGTTCCCTGTCCCCTGTTCCCTGTCCCCTGTCCCCTAAAAGACAGAGGCAGATCCATATGCCAGGCATTTTTGCGTTCGCGGAGTCGCGAGACGGCGAGCTGCGCAAGGTGGCGCAGGAGGTGGTGACGGCGGCCCGGAAGCTGGCCGACGCCGCCGGCACCGAGGTGCACGCGGTGGCGCTGGGCGGCTCCGGCCTGCAGGCCGCCGCCGCCGAGCTGGGGAAGTACGGCGCCGACAAGGTGTTCGTGGGCGAGTCCGGCGCCTTCGACCGGTACTCGCCCGAGGGGTTCACGACCGTGATCGTGAACTTCATCCGGGAGCACGGGTGCGACGCGGCGCTCTTCCCCGCCAGCGCGCTGGGGAAGGACCTGGCGCCGCGGGTGGCCGCGCGCCTGGGGGTGGAGTACCTGAGCGACGCCACGGCGCTGGACGCCGAGGGCGCCACCATCACCGTCACCCGGCCGCGCTACGCCGGCAAGGTGTTCAGCAGGGCGGCGGTCACGTCGAAGCCGGCGGTGATCTCGGTGCGCCCCAACTCGTTCCAGGCGGCGGAGAACGCGAAGGCAGGCTCCGTCGAGACGCTGAACGTCGATCTCGGCTCGGCCGACTTCGGTGCGGTGGTGAAGGAGATCAAGGCCGCCGCGGGGGAGAAGCTGGACGTGTCGGAGGCGCCGATCGTGATCAGCGGCGGGCGCGGGCTGCAGGACCCGGCCAACTTCAAGCTGCTGGAGGAGCTGGCCGAGGCGTTCGGCGGGCGCGCCGCGGTCGGCGCGTCGCGCGCGGTGGTGGACGCCGGGTGGCGGCCACACGGCGACCAGGTGGGGCAGACGGGGAAGACGGTGGCGCCCACGCTCTACATCGCCGTCGGCATCAGTGGAGCCATCCAGCACCTGGCCGGGATGCGCACCAGCCGCTACATCGTGGCCATCAACAAGGACCCCGAGGCGCCGATCTTCAAGGTGGCCGACTACGGGATCGTGGGCGACCTGTTCCAGATCCTCCCACGCATGACGGAAGAGGTGAAGAAGCTGATGAGCTGAGGCGGCAACGCCTCGGATCGTCGGGAGACGCGCGCTGAGGGCGCCGGCTGCGAGGCCGGCGCCCTCCGCGCATTTTCCCCGGACGGATTTCACCGCGTCTCCGCCGCCTCGCGCCCTCCCCCCGCGCCGGAGGGCGCGATCCCTCCCGTTCCGGGAGGAGGTGGCTCCCCGCCATCTCCGCGCGTTTCCAGTCCTCCGTTTCCTCCGCGTGATGCCCTCTGTTGAGAAGGTCGAGGAAGCGCTCTGGGTTCGTCGAGATCAGAAGACCACGGGCAGTTCGCGCAGGCCGCGGAGGAACACGTGCCGCCGCCAGCGCAGGGTGTCCGCGAGGACGGCGAGACGCAGCTGCGGCGCGCGCGTCAGGAGCGCCGGGAGGGCGATCTGCGCCTCGAGCCGCGCCAGCGGGGCACCCAGGCAGTAGTGCGCGCCGATGCCGAAGCCCAGGTGGCGGTTGGGCTCGCGCGACAGGGCCAGCACGTCGGGGTCGGGGAACTGTGCGGAATCGCGGTTGGCCGAGCCGATCGCTCCCAGCACCAGCTCGCCGCGCCGGACGCGGACTCCCGCGATCTCCACCTCTTCCCGCGCGTACCGCTCCGTCGCCAGCTCGACCGGGCTGGTGAAGCGGATCAGCTCCTCCACCGCCGGGCGCGCCAGCTCCGGATCGTGGCGGAGCCGCTCGCGCTCCGTGCGGTTCTGCAGCAGCGCGAGGACGCCGCCGGCGATCAGGTTCACCGTGGTCTCGTGGCCTGCGGCCAGGAGGAGGAAGACCATCCCCAGCAGCTCGTCCTCGCTCAGCCGGTCGCCTTCCGCCTCGGCGTGCACCAGCGCGCTCACCAGGTCGTCGCGCGGCTCGGCGCGGCGCGCGGCGAACAGCGTGCGGAGATACCGGAAGAGCGCGCGGACCGCGGGGAGCACCGCGATGGCCCGGATGTCCGGCGTCCCCGAGACGATGCGGCTGGACCAGGCGTGGAAGCGCGCACGGTCCTCCGCGGGAACGCCCAGCAGCTCGGCGATGATGGTGAGCGGGAGCGGAAGCGCGAGTTGCCGCACCAGCTCGCCGGGGCGATCGCGCAGCGCCGCGTCCAGCAGTTCGTCCACCAGCTTCTCGATCCGCGGCCTGAGCCCGTCCACCAGGCGCGGGGTGAACGACTTCTGCACGAGCGCGCGCAGGCGCGTGTGGTCCGGCGCGTCCAGGTCCAGCATGTTGCGCGTCAGCGGGCGCAGGAACGGCGGCAGCCACGGCCCGCCGCCCCGCCCGCCGGGGCCGCGGACGCGGGACGGATCCTTGGCGAAGCGCCCGTCGCGCAGCAGCGCGGCGACGTCTGCGTAGCGCGAGACGAGCCAGGCCGCTCGCCGCCAGCCGAGCCGCACCCGGTGGCATGGCGCCTCGTCGCGCAGCCGCGCGTAGGCCGGGTAGGGATCGGCCTTGAACGACGGGCTGGCGAGGTCGATCCGGAACGGCATGGGAGCGCGGGGGTTCGGGGGCAAGTGGCGTGGAGCGATCGTCCCGCGGCCCTACGCGCCGTCGCGCCGCGGGGTTGCGCAGCTCTGCGCGCGGTGGGGGATGGGGCAGCAGTCGCGCGCCTGAACCTGTCCTGCTCTGGCCTGTTTCCTGCAAATATCAGGGGCAGATGGCTTGAGCCATCTCTGTAACTATGCGCCTGAAGCGCTGTTTCCCCGCGGTTCCCAACGGGGAAGGTCGGCTCGGCAGCGTGGCGCTTAACTCGAAGGTTCGGTGACATAGAGGTCTGCGGTTTTCCGAGTCGACGCCTCGGGCCTCCCAGCAAGCTCATGATGCTGGGAGGCGTGTGTCCATGACCCCGCTTCCCGGCTCCGGAGGCGGGGATTCTCGTCTTCGGTCACCGAAAGGAGGCAGTGGTGATGCGGGGACGCAGCTTCTGGAGAGAGCTCGGGATCGCGATTCTGGCAACGCTTATCGCCGCGATGCTGATTCGGTTCTTCACGGGCGATGAGAAATCCGAGACGGTGTTCAAGGTCGAGTTCCGTAGAGCACCGGTTTCCGCGGGCCATAGCCCCTGATCGCGAGTTGCAGGGAGCAGACGCGCGGAGGGCGCCGGTTGCGAGGCCGGCGCCCTCCGTTCGTCTGTCCCATGGCCAGCGTGGCCGCCGCTCAGCAGAACCTGCAGCTGTAGAAGGCCGGCGGCTGCGAGACGTAGCCGCACCCGCCGCACGCAGTCTGGCAGGTGCCGAGGCACGACACGGCGCAGGTGTTGTAGCACGACGCGTTGCAGGTGCCGCACGTGTTCAGGCAGGTGTTCGCGCAGGTCTGGATGCAGGTGTCGTCACAGGTCACCCCGCACGAGCGCAGGCTCTCGAACTGGTTGGCGTGCACGGTGCCGGCGGTGCCTTCCCGCGGCATGGTTGCGAACGACTCGACTGCGAGGGACTCGAGCGCCAGCCTGATCTTGCCCATGATGCCTCCCCGTGGACCGCGTGTACGGAGCCCGGCGGGCGGCGCGCCCATGGCGTGTGCGGCACGGCGCCGAGAGTTGCGGCGCGGCCGGCGGGCGACGCTTTCGCAATGTGCCTGCGGCATCAGAAGGGGACAAGGAAACACTTCGCAGTCATTGGCTTATGTGAGCACCTTATCACTACTCCCAAACATGGTTGCTTGCAATTACGTTTGCATGCAATTACGATTGCAAGCATGGATTCAGATACCTTTCCGCCGCTTCTGGTAGACCGCGAGCGTGAACGTGACGAGCTCTCGTCTCTGCTCCGCCGTGGACGGCCCGCGCTCGCGCTGCTGACGGGGCGGCGGAGGGTGGGAAAGACGTACCTCCTCTCCCACGTCTTCCCGCCCGAAGAGCTGTTCCTGTACACGGCGGCGCAGACCACGCCGGAGTTGAACCGGCAGCAGCTGATTACCGACCTCGCGGCATGGTCGGGCGGGGCGGTGCGAATCGAGGAGTACCCCACTTGGCGCACGGTCTTCCGGCTCATGGCGGACGTAGCCGAGAGACGCGCGGCGGGTGATCCGGTGCGCCCCACCGTGGTCGTCCTTGACGAGTTCCAGTACCTCGCGGACGGCGACCGGGGAGTTGCCGCGGTCGCATCCGAGCTGAACGCGGTATGGGAGCAGGTCGAACGGGGAAAGCCACGCCTCCCGTTCCTGATCGTCCTGGCCGGCTCGGCAGTGGCGACGATGGAAGCGCTGGCCGGTGGCGGCGCGCCCCTGTACGGGCGGTTCGCGTGGCACCAGAAGCTTCAGCCGTTCACGTACTGGCACGCGGCCGAGCTCGCGCCGTTCGCACGTCCGCGCGACCGTGCGCTGCTCTACGGAGTGT harbors:
- a CDS encoding alpha/beta hydrolase; the protein is MDGPEEDGKERGEAERPRIVERPAEPGGEAPADEPKRRGLFGVTPRRAAAGLGAAAAAAYAVYLLGAGRGRRRPVTELPNALGMRLDYVPWGDVHYAYYAREGHGRPLVLLHSINAVASAHEMRPLARAFLRDRERPVYALEWIGFGHSDRPEIAYTPDVLEDQLEHFLERVLRPAGGADVIGLSLGATYAAEVARRRPDLVRSLVAIEPAGLGDEPAEIGRGWARLLFTLPGVQRAFYDRLTTPEALTRFARENLFTPDFGVPDEYVNFASETARAEGAPHPLDDFLSGRMFPEEALETYRRLRQPLLVIHGNVENRRMESYTRVPELEGRANVSVVSLPTGAMPHWERAREVVARIRDFLDAQEGQRRAAE
- a CDS encoding NADH-quinone oxidoreductase subunit N; protein product: MNAVLDLTRTGGYTLALLPEIVLCAWAMLVLIVDVAQKGNRSQASRPSIGWLALVGIVVTAVATGALWNVTATAGPAMMSVDRFRVFIDLVILGSAALALLMAQGYLDRRGINRGEFQALVMFSTAGMLLMAGARDLLMVFIGLELLSIPIYCLVGFDRLDERSVEGALKYFLLGAFSSAFFLFGIALTWGATGTTDIPLMGQLILGRTVEVSPMLLAGMAMLMVGFGFKVAAMPFHMWTPDAYDGAPTPVTSLMSTGVKAAAFASFIRVFVIGFGGAPEHWQAIGFWIAIVTMAGANLIAMTEGSLKRMLAYSSIAHAGYLLVALLSNSADGAAAFLFYLLVYTLMTAGAFALLIANSREATGEERVSLEDWAGFAREKPLLAGLFSIFLLSLAGFPLTAGFLGKLYILRAAIASGLTPLAVVLVLTSLLSYFYYLRVIVVMYMQPARVAGEHRAARLPGPAMAAVGVAAALVVLLFFAGGWPLRWAERSANSLWPAEWQQPAAGAAPAADAPGGVPRTL
- the nuoK gene encoding NADH-quinone oxidoreductase subunit NuoK; this translates as MNEIPLAYSLGLSAILFAIGVAGVVVRRNAIVLFMCVELMLNAVNLAFVALSPYAGVKGQVIVFFVIAVAAAEAAVGLAIMIAVFRHRESMDVKNFSLLRW
- a CDS encoding NADH-quinone oxidoreductase subunit M, translated to MEAFYHSHWILTLLIFFPLAGALAVFLAGEENAREIALGVGIIEFLVSVPLFWTFQPAARCDVQGFPAGGPAFQNCVDAPWLGSWGIHYQLGLDGISLFMVLLTTLLLPLMVLGSWTYIRDRRRGFYASLLALTAGVVGVFVALDMFLFYVFWEIMLIPMYFMIGIWGGKERVYAAVKFFLFTTVGSLLMLVAILWLYWHYAGLHPGEPSFSYFAFLQVPMTAGQQRLLFLAFALAFAIKVPIFPFHTWLPHAHVQAPTAGSVVLAGVLLKMGTYGFIRFALPLFPNVAAGYATGRSAVILGLIGIIYTAMVAAVQPNAKRLVAYTSVAHLGFVILGIFAFNLQGMQGALLVMIGHGLSTPMLFFLLGMLYERRHSYEIDDFGGLAASLPLFATLLVFAGMASVGLPTTAGFTSEFLVLLGAFERFPVFTLIAATGVIFAAYYMLPMVQKLVFNRLDRPANRLIPDLNGRELAILLPLVALILWIGFYPRPVLDRMEPAATGVLTAVHQNRLVPDFAAPQGEATGGVALGGGEGAR
- the nuoL gene encoding NADH-quinone oxidoreductase subunit L, which codes for MLLLQEAAHGATAAATGGSGFTPVLPWLIVALPLLGFVLNGLLSVTAARRALPRLPPVGDPHYDHAHDDHGVAVTHAPVPAPVAVGAGMPSEQESHDSGAIAHPVDAAHAEMHDADVTLVHGAHGHAVHDADDTLVHPHDAHGHDAHDHGPAGPRPFTHTLPSLIAPGVLIGSFVVAVLNFLAMRGADEAHRTAIHQLWSWIPAGSLQVNAALQLDPLSMLMTLVITGVGSLIHIFSIGYMKEDPGYPRYMAYLNLFVFFMLILVLGSSYPVMFVGWEGVGLCSYLLIGFWFTEKANADAGKKAFIVNRIGDFGFLIAMFLLFWNVKALDFATVNENLLHNALPYGGVVITWIALFFFLGAAGKSAQIPLYIWLPDAMAGPTPVSALIHAATMVTAGVYLVARSAVIYTMAPSASLVVALVGALTAIFAASIGLKQWDIKKVLAYSTVSQLGFMFAAVGMGAYVAGVFHLMTHAFFKACLFLGSGAVIHAMHAALHSTHNPADAQDMRNMGGLRKYLPITFITMGVSTLAIAGVPPFAGFFSKDEIIGAAWLGAEGASHLSTASLFGIEGRYWMGFIGGTLSIAAFMTAFYMGRMMIYTFFGANRTGDEERKHLHEGDWTLSLPLIVLGLLATVGGLLNVETGTPLVKAFDFGQGEALHHWLHPALAGADDVIAQNVGNLPEPGHAAWPILLAVAIGLGGLAVAWVLLARRRLGTADTQPAYDNAAERVLYNKWYVDEFYDRVVVRPVRGVSRAFARFDMGVIDWTVDLFGRLSQMFGIAFGRLQTGQLNTYAFVLVVGVVIVLGAFVAL